From the Butyrivibrio fibrisolvens genome, one window contains:
- a CDS encoding PilZ domain-containing protein: MIKERRQLNRVDYESKSVIVLPDTADKYIGTTKNISPLGIAIIVPEDTPSLLGKSVIIVAETLIMYADAVREDPSENGQRVVAFTAKRFTQDVLEYLFEHISPQDTK, translated from the coding sequence ATGATCAAAGAAAGAAGACAGTTAAACAGAGTAGATTACGAAAGTAAAAGCGTTATAGTACTTCCGGATACAGCTGATAAATACATAGGAACCACAAAAAATATCTCTCCGCTTGGTATAGCAATAATAGTTCCTGAAGATACTCCTTCTCTTTTGGGCAAAAGTGTGATCATAGTAGCAGAGACGCTTATCATGTACGCTGATGCAGTACGTGAGGATCCGTCAGAAAATGGTCAAAGGGTAGTAGCCTTTACAGCCAAGAGATTCACACAGGATGTTCTAGAGTATCTATTCGAACACATATCACCGCAAGATACCAAGTGA